The Gemmatimonadales bacterium genome includes the window TCGCCCGCACCATCCACCAGTATTCGGAGCGGCGCGCGCGCCGGTTCGTGGCGGTGAACTGCTCGGCGCTGGCCGAGGGACTGCTCGAGAGCGAATTGTTCGGCCACGTGCGCGGAGCATTTACCGGCGCCGCCGGCTCGCGGCCCGGCCTCTTTCGGGAGGCCGATCACGGCACGCTCTTTCTCGACGAGATCGGAGATGTTTCCCCTGCCCTTCAGGCGCGGCTGCTGCGCGTGCTGCAGGAGCACGAGATCGTGCCGGTGGGGTCCGAAGCGCCGGTGCCGGTGGACGTGCGGGTGATCGCGGCAACCCACCGCGATCTGGGCGCGCTGGTGCGCCAGGGCCGCTTCCGCGAGGACCTCTACTACCGGCTCAAGGTCGTGAGCCTGGAGTTGCCTCCGCTGCGCGCCCGCCGGCAGGACGTGCCGCTCCTCATGGATCACTTCCTCCGCGAGCTCACCGAGCGCCACGGGCGCGGCCCGGTCGCGGTGGACCCGGAGGCGCAGCGCCGACTCCTCGGCTACGACTGGCCGGGGAATATTCGCGAGCTGCAAAACGTGCTCGAGCGCGCGATGGTGCTCGCCGAGCAGGACGTGATCGGGCCGGAGCATCTGCCGGGCGAGGTGCGCGTGTCGGGCGGGGGCGCCGCTCCCAACCCGGCGGATGCACCCCCAGCCGAGGCGGCCCCGGCCACCGCAACGATTCCCACCGCCGAGGCGCGGCCGCGGCTCCCATCGCTGGAGGAGGTGGAACGCCAGCACGTCCTGCATGTCCTCGAGGCGACGGGCGGGAGTCGCGAAGAGGCCTCGCGGATTCTGGGCATCTCGCGGCGGACGCTCACCCGCATGGTGCAGCGCTGGGGTCTGCCGCCACGGCGCCCGCACGGCTGATCACGGCGAGCGCCGCGCGTCAGCTCAGAGGAGCAGCCACTCCGCGAGGCCAAGCAGAAAGAGAAATCCGCAGACGTCGGTGAACGTCGTGACGAAGATCGACGACGCTACTGCGGGGTCCACCCCGAACCGCTCCAGCAGGATCGGGATGAACGCGCCGGCAAAGCCTGCGACCAGCAGGTTGCCGGCCATCGCGAGGAACACCACCACGCCAAGGATGGCGCCTTCGTGCAGCAACACCGCGACGACGCCGACCACGAGCCCGTTGGCGAGCCCGTTGATCAACCCGACCAGGATTTCCTTCCCCACGACCCGAACGAAGGCATTCGGCGCGATGAGCCCGAGCGCGAGGCGCCGCACGGTGACGGCGAGGGCCTGCGTGCCGGCATTGCCGCCCATGCCCGCGATGATCGGCATCCAGACGGCGAGCGACACGGTGCGTCGCACCGTGTCCTGAAAAACATAGACCACGCCGCCAGCGAGAAAGGCGGTGAGCAGGTTGACGTAAAGCCACGGCAGCCGGCTCCGCACCGCGGCATTCCAGCCCGCTTCCAGCTCCTCGTGGGCCGGCACGCCGCCGAATCGCAGGATGTCCTCCGTGGACTCGGCTTCGACCACGTCGATCACGTCGTCGAACGTGATGCGGCCGAGCAGCCGGCCCAGATGATCGACCACCGGCACGCTCTCGAGGTTGTAGCGCGCCATGATCCGAGCGACTTCCTCCTGGTCGAGCTCGGGGTCCACATAGATATCGGCCGGGGCCATGAAGTCACGGACCGGACGATTCGGCGGACTCAGGACCAGGTCCTTGAGCGGCACGGCGCCGACCAGCCGCTGCCCGCGATCGACCACGAACACCTGGTAGAAATCCTCGACGTCCTCGGCCTGGCGCCGGATGGCATCGAGCGCCTGGGTTGCGGTGTCGACATCGCGCACGGTGACGACGTGCGTCGTCATCCGCCCGCCGGCCGTCTCCTCGTCGTAGCGGAGCAGCCGATCTACTTCGGCGCGATGCTCGACCTCGGCGAGGATCCGCTCCTGCGTGTCGCGCGGCAGTTCGCCGAGCAGGTCGGCCGCATCGTCGTCCTCCAGCTCCTCGACGATTTCGGCGGCGCGCTCGGGGCCGAGCGCGGCCAGTGTCTCGCCGGCGTGGGCTCCTTCCGGCATCTCGACCAGCGCGTCCCCCGACAGCTCGGGCGGCAGCGCCTCGAGCACCTTGAGCCGCTCGGCGTCATCGAGCGCGGCGAGGACGTCGGCCAGATCGGCGGCTTCGAGGTCGGCGGCGCGCCGGACGAACGCGTCGACGTTGCCGGCGCGCGCGAGGTCTACCAGGGATTGGAGATGGTCGGTCGGGGCGGTCACGGCACGGCCCGGGCGAGCGGCACCACCGGGGCCGGGCCGGGCCGGATGAGGATGCGCTCGATGCGCATCGGCGACGCCTGCACCACGTCGAACTCGAGGCCGAGGAGGACGAAGCGCTCGCCGGGGGTGGGGATGCGCCCGGCGAGCTCCGCCAGACGGCCACCGATGGTGGTGGCCTGGCCCGGCGGCAGCACGACCTCGAATCGTTCTTCGATGGCCGACGCCGGCGTGGTGCCATCGGCCTCGAACACCTCGGCCGCGGCACTCGCGGGCGCCTGCGCCTCCTCGTCGTGCTCGTCGAAGATCTCCCCGACCAGCTCCTCGAGCAGATCCTCCAGCGTCGCGATGCCGAGGGTGCCGCCATACTCGTCGAGCACGACGGCGAGGTGGCGGCGCTCGCGCTGCATGTCGAGCAGCAGGTCGCCGCAGCTCCGGCTGGCGGGCGACACCGCGACGGGGCGCACGGGAAGCGGATCGCCGGGGCGAAGCTTGAAGAGATCGAAGGCGTGCAGCATGCCCACGATCTCGTCGAGCGTGCCGCGGTAAACCGGGATCCGGCTGTACCCGCTGTGCGCAAACACGAGCCGGATGTCGCCCAGCGCGGCATCCTCCGCGATGGCCACGATGTCGGTCCGCGGCGTCATCACCTCGCGCACTGCGCGCTGGGTGAAGGCCATGACGCCGCCGGCCATGACCAGCTCGTCGTCACCCCCGAGACCGACCGCCGCACCTTCGCGCCAGATCGAGCGCAGATCGTGCGGGCGCGCGGCGGCGCGGGCCGGCAGCACGGCGCGCAGCACCGAGCTCCAGTGCCGGAGCACGGGCACCAAGCGGCCGGTGACGCCGCCCGGAAGCGACTGGGTGAGCCACCGCGGCACGAAGTAGCCGCTGAAAAGGACGAAGGGGACGGCCACGAGCACCAACAGGAGGAGCGAGCGCACCGCGCCAGAGCCCGCGAACATCGCCGGGATCGCCGCCCCGATGAGCAGCACGCCGAGCGAGGTCGTGGCCGACGCCGCGGTGAGATAGGTCTCGATCTCGCCGAGCGAGGCCATCTGCGGCGTGGCGCCGCGCAGCCGGCGCGTGAGCATGCGCGTGAGCTCGCTCCGGCTCAGCGCGATGAGCGCGCCGCCCGCCATGGCGCCGAAGACGGCGAGCACGAGGCCCGCGAGCACGGCGATCCAGGTCATGCGCCGTTCCCGCCCGTGGCGGCCGGCAGCGGCGCGCGCCGCACCGTGATGCGCTTCACCCGGCGGCGGACCACCTGCTCCACCATCAGTTGAAAGCCGTCGCGCTCGAGCATTTCGCCGCTCCGCGGCACCCGCCCGAACTCGGCGAGCACGAGCCCGCCGACGGTGCTCACGTCCTCCCGCTCGAACCGGTGGCCGAGCACCGCCTCGAGCTCGGTGAGCGCGACGCCGCCCTGGACGCGGAACTGCTCCTCGCCCAGCTCCTGGATCGGCGCCACCTCGTCGGTATCGTACTCGTCGCGAATCTCGCCGACGATCTGCTCCAGGATGTCTTCCAGCGTGACGATGCCCGCGGTGCCGCCGAATTCATCGACCACGACCGCGATGTGGCTCGGCCCGCGCTGGAAATCCCGCAATTGATGGTCGAGCGTCTTGGCCTCGGGCACGAACGTGGCCGGCCGGATGAGAGCGTGCCACGACGTGGTCGCGTCCTCCAGGCTCGCGAGCATGTCCTTGGCATGGATCACTCCGGTGATGGCGTCCGGATGTCTCTCGTACACGAGGAGCCGCGCGTGCTCGCTGCTCTGGAGCGTCCGCACCACTTCGTCACGACAGGCGGACGCGTCGACCGCGATAATGTCGATGCGGGGCGTCATCACCTCGGACACCGTGGTGTCGGCGAGCGAAAAGACGCCGAGCAGCATGTCGCGCTGGGCATGGCCCAGGTCGCGCTGCGCCACGCCGCGCCCGGGCCTGCGCATGCGGTGGTCAGCCCACGCGATCGCGCGCAGCAGCGGCCGGAAGGGACCCAGCGTCCGCGGCGCGGCGCGACGCACCGGCGCCGCGAGGTCCGGTGCCACGGCGGCGACGATGCGAGGCAGCAGGTCGCCCAGGATCCAGACGAGGAGCACTGCGAGGATGAGCCGCGCGAAGCCCGGCAGCGGCGACCACACCCACCACGCACTCGTGGCGCCGGCTGCGGCGCCCGCGAGCACGAGGAGCGCGAGGTGCGCGACGTGGAGCTGGCGCGAGAGCGCGACCGGCCCCACGTCGGTCTCGAGCTGTCCGCTGAGCGACCGCGGCAGGTCGGCATCCGCCTCGGCGGCGAGCGCGAGCCACGCGGCCCAGAGCGTGAGCGCCGTCAGGATGAGCGGCCCGAAGAAGAGCCGGAGCATCGCGATCATGCGAGCGCCTCCACGTAGCGCTCCTGCCGCCGCCACATCGCCGAGCGCGTGCGCCCGGCGCCTTCGGGATGATCGCGCCCCAGCACGTGAAGCGTGCCGTGGACGACGAGGCGCACCAACTCCTGGCGAAGGGGGACGGTGTGCGCCCGGGCCTCGCGCGCCGCAACCGCCGCGCAGATGTAGATGTCCGCCACCGCGGGGCCGCGCGGCGGCCGCAGGGTGAACGCGAGCACATCGGTGGGCCGGTCGGCACCCTTGTAGCGCGCGTTGAGCCGCCGCATGCGCTCGGGGCCGAGAAAGGTGACCGACACCGTCGCGAGCGGCGCGCTCCGGCGCCGGCCTTCGCCCGCGAGTACGGCCCGCACCACCCGGCGCACGGTGCCCGCCGGGAGCGGCAGCCGCCGCCCGTGCACCGTCACCTCAGGTGCGCTCGGCCGGCGCGAACTCGGGCTCGATCCCGCCGCTCGCACGCGGATAGCCGATCCGGTTGTGGTACATCCCCGCCATCGTGCGGCAGAACTCGTCCTTGATGCGGTCGAGATCGCGCAGCGTGATCGGCGCCTCCTCGAGCTGGCGCGAGTGAAGCTTCTGCTCGACCAGGTGCTCGATCGCGGTGCGGACCATCGCGGGCGTCGGATCGTCCAGCACCCGCACGGCCGCCTCGGACGAATCGGCCAGCATGGCGACGGCGGTTTCGACCGACTGCGGCCGAGGTCCCGGATAGCGGAAGTCGCGCACATCGACTGCCGCACCGGCCGAGCGCCGCCGGGCCCGGTGCAGGAAGTAGTTGATCTCGGTCGTGCCATGATGCTCCGGTATGAACGCGCGGACCACCTTGGGCAATCCGGCCGCTTCGGCGAGCTGCGAGCCGTAGGCGACATGGTCCCGGATGATGCTGGCCGATTCCTCGGGGCTCAGCGCGTCGTGCGGGTTGTTGCCCGGGGTCTGGTTCTCGACGAAGTACTGCGGGTTCCTGAGCTTCCCGATGTCGTGATAGTAGCAGCCGACCCGCGCCAGGAGCCCGTTGGCGCCGATCACGTTGCAGGCCGCCTCGCACAGGTTGGCCATCGCGATGCTGTGCGCCCAGGTGCCGGGGGCCTCGAGCGCCAGCCGCTGGAGCAGCGGGCGGCCCAGGTCGGACAACTCGAGCAGCGTGAGGTCGGTCGTGATCCGCGTCGCCGACTCTGCGAGCGGTACCATGAGCAGCGCGAAGGACGCGCTCGAGAGCGCCACGATCGAGCCGGTAATGGCGGTGGTGGCGATGGCTCCGGTGTTCCAGCTCCCGATGAGACCGGCCGTGAGCGCCGCCAGCGTATAGGCGCCCGCCACGACGCCGATCGTCACGTAGAGGTGGCGCCGCCGCCGCACCACGCGCATGCCGAGCGCCGCCGCCACGCCACCGACCATGCCGAAGAACACGGTGTTGCTCTCTCGCAGGGCCCACTGGCCGCCGAGCAGGATGGCGAGCGTGAACGCCGCCACCACGGCCGTACGGCCGTTGTACAGCATCGTGATGAGAATGGCCGCGAAGGGGATCGGGAGCAGCTCGGGGCGCCAGGGAAAGACGTGCGTCAGCGTGCCCGAGAGGAGTACCACGAGCCCGAAGAGCACGCCGAAGAAGACCATTTCGCGCAACTGGGCGTAGGTCTCCGGCAGATAGAGCAGGATGAGAAGCCAGAACACGGCCAGCACGGTCGCATTGTACAGCAGGCCGCCCAGTACCGTGCGAGCCACCACCGCGTCCTCGCCGCGGCGGTGCAGCTCGTCGCGCAGGCCGAGCAACTTGTCGCGCGCCTCTTCGGTCACCGGCCGCCCCGCGAGCACGATCCGCTCGCCCGCGGGCACCGAGTACTTGACGGTGTCGACGGAAAGGCGCAGCTCCTCCCGGCGCAGATTGGTGAGCGCCGGATCGGGCACGATGGTGGGACGGTAGAAGGCGGTCGCGAGCTGCCGGACGGTGCGCCGGCCCACCTCGTCGGAGACGCCGGGATGCGGCTGCTCCGCTCGCGCCAGGAGATCGGGGAAGGTCAGGATAGAGTCGCGCGGCACGACCCGCTCGGCCTCGCCGCGACGCAGCGCGAGGAAGCGGCTCGGCTCGGCGCGCATCACGCCGGCATCCGCCACGCCCTCGGACAACGTTCCCCGGAAGAACGAGGCAAGCGCCGCCTGCGCCGCGCGGCGGCGCCCACGGTCGAGGAGAGCGGTCACTTCCTGCGGCCCGAGCCGGGTGCCCGCGTTCTCCACGACTTTGCGCACGTCGTTCTCGCCGTCCTGCGCGGCAAGGTCGAGGTTGGCAAAAAAGGTGTCGACCATCGCGGTGACGGAGTCGTAGGCTTCGCCGTCAAAGCGATAGACCGGGCGCGCGGCGAGCGCGCGCGCCTGCCCCTCGAGCGCGCGCTCGCCGTCGGACTTGGGTACGATGAAGTAGAACGGCGCGGTAATCGTCTGATCGGCCACGTCGCCCACGCGGAGCGCCGGCGCCGCGAGGTGAGCCGGGAGCGGGAACACGAAGTACGTGAGGACGGCGACGCCCACGAGCGGCAGCCAGCGCAGGACGTGGTACGTCGCCGCGCCGCGCCAGCCCCCCTCGGACACATGCCACCCCGCGAACACGCCCCGGCGATCCCGCATCAGCCGCCCTGGTCCTCCGCGTAGGCCCGGATGATTTCGCGGACCAGCCGGTGGCGCACCACGTCCGCCTCGTGCAGGTAGCAGAAGGCAAGCCCGTCGATGCCCGGCAGGATCCGCTCGATCTGAATCAGCCCCGATTCCTCCCGTTTCGGAAGGTCGATCTGAGTCTTGTCCCCCGTGACCACCGTCCGGCTGTTCACGCCGAGGCGGGTGAGGAACATCTTCATCTGCGCGCCGGTGGCGTTCTGCGCCTCGTCGAGGATGATGAACGCATCGGCGAGCGTGCGCCCGCGCATGTAGGCGAGCGGCGCGATCTCGATGGTCCGGCTCTCCAGCGCCCGCTGCACCCGCTCGTGCGGCATCATGTCCTCCAGCGCGTCGTAGAGCGGGCGGAGGTACGGATCGACCTTGGCCTGGAGATCGCCCGGGAGAAAGCCGAGCGACTCGCCCGCCTCGACCGCGGGCCGCGCCAGGATGATTCGCTTTACCCGCTTCCGCGCCAGCGCCTCCACTGCCTTGGCCACGGCGAGATAGGTCTTGCCGGTGCCGGCCGGCCCGATGCCGACCACGATATCGTTGGCGTTGATCGCCTGGAGGTACTCGAGCTGGCCCTGGGTCTTGGGGACGATGGCGCGCCGGAGCCCGGGGAGCAAGATCTTGCCCTCGCCCGCCGGCGGCACCTCGGCCTGGGCGCCGTCGGCCGCGAGACGGTAGACGTCCTCGGCCGTGACCGATTCACCCATGCGCGCGAGATCGGCAAGACCCTGCGCCACCGCGGTGGCGCGCTCCACCTGTTCGGGCGCGCCACTGATCGAGAGCGCATCGCCGCGGAACGCGACCCGCACGTTGAGCGTCCGCTGCAGCTCGAGCAGGTTGGCATCGTTGACGCCGGCGAGCAGGAGCGGATCCGCGCCTTCAGTGGACACCCGCTGGATAACGTCGTCGCTCATCGGTCCCCTTTTCAGTCTCCGATCACGCCGAGATGCAGCGCCCGCAGGTCGTCCGGATCGACCGGCGTGGGGGCGCCCTCGAAGAGAGCGCGCGCGGCCGTGGTCTTGGGAAACGCAATCACGTCGCGCAACGAGCCGGCGCCGGCGAGCAGCATCGTGATCCGGTCGAAGCCCAGGGCAAACCCACCGTGGGGTGGCGCGCCGGCGGCGAGTCCGTCGAGCAGGAAGCCGAAGCGCCGCCGGATCTCCTCGTCCGAGAGGCCGAGCAGCTCGAAGATGAGCCGCTGCACGGCGGGATCGGTGATGCGGATGGAGCCGCTGCCCAGCTCGTTGCCGTTGTACACCGCGTCGTAGTGCAGCGCCCGGCAGCTCGCCGGATCGCTGATGAGACGCGCGCGGTCCTCCGGATGGGGGGCGGTGAACGGATGGTGGGCCGGCACGGAGCGACCGGTCGCGGGGTCGCGCTCGAAGAGCGGGAAATCGACGATCCAGCAGAAGGCGTGCGACGTCGTGCGCGCCGTGCCGGGGCGCCGGCCCAGGGCCGTGCGCACGGCGTGCAGCGCGGGCGAGGTGCCATGGTCGGGGCCGACGGCGGCGACAAGGAGATCGCCCGCGCCGGCCTCGTCGAGCAACGCCAGCGCGTCCGCGCCGATCGCCTTCACCCCCTGCCCTTCCCAGCCGTCCGCGGTGCGCCGCGCCCAGATGAGCCCCCCAGCCCCGGCCTCGCGCGCCAGCGCGGTGAGCGCGTCCAGCTCCTTGCGGGTCAGGTCCGCGGCGCCCGGCGCGAGGATGCCGCGCAGCCGCTCGCCCCGCGCGCGCGCGTCGAGCACGAACGGCGCCGCGTCGGCGCCGACGAGAGGTGTGAGGTCGTTGATCTCGAGCCCATAGCGCAGATCCGGCTTGTCGACCCCGTACCGCTCCATTGCCTCGCGCCATGCGAGCCGCGGGAAGGGCGCGCCCACCGTGATGCCTGCCTCGGCCCAGAGCGCCACCAGCACGCGCTCCACGATCCTCTGGACATCCTCGGCCGTCACGAACGACGCCTCGAGGTCGATCTGGGTGAACTCCGGCTGCCGGTCCGCTCTCAGATCCTCGTCGCGAAAGCAGCGGGCAATCTGGAAGTAGCGGTCGTACCCGGCCACCATGAGGAGCTGCTTGTAGATCTGCGGCGATTGGGGGAGCGCGTAGAACTCGCCCACGTGGAGCCGGCTCGGCACGAGGTAGTCGCGGGCGCCTTCCGGCGTGGGCTTGGTGAGGATCGGAGTCTCGATCTCTAGGAAATCGAGGTCCGAGAGCGTACGGCGGGCCCGCTGCAGGAGCCGATGTCGGAGGATCATGTTCGCCTGCAGCTCGGGCCGGCGCAGGTCGAGGATGCGCTGCTTCAAGCGCAGCTCTTCGGCCGGCAGCTCTTCGTTTTCCTTCCGGGCGACGGGAATGGCCGGCGTGTCAGCGGGGCCCACCACCTCGAGGTCGGTCACGTGTACTTCGACCTCGCGCGAGACCAGGCGCGGGTCCCGCGACGGCTCGGGGCGGAGCGCCACGACGCCGGTGGCGAGAACGACGGTTTCCGCGCCCAGCCCGGCCGCGCGCTCCATCACCTCCGGCGGCGTCCACGCGGGATTGCAGGAGAGCTGGACGAGGCCGTCACGGTCGCGCAGATCGATGAAGACGATGCCGCCCAGGTCCCGCCGCCGATGCACCCATCCACCCAGCCGGACGGTCTGGCCCACATCCGCGCGGGTGAGCGAGCCGCAGCGGTGGGTCCGCATGCCCGTGGCCGTCATCCTGTGACCATCATAGATGAGCTGTTATCGCTCCTCCGCGGCGAGCAGGGCCTCGTGGAACTCGACCGGCGTGCGCGCCCGCAGCAATCGTTCGCGCACCGCGTCCTGCCGCACCAGCCGGGCGATCCGGCTCAACACCTTGACGTGCTGCCCCGCCGATGCTTCCGGCCCGACGATCAGGAAGAAGAGCCGCACCGGCTCGCCGTCCACCGCGCCGTACGCAATCGGGACGCGGCTGATGCCGCACACGAGCCCCAGCGCCGGCATGCTGGCCGACTTGCCGTGCGGAATGGCGACGCCGAAGCCGATGCCGGTGCTCAGCACGTCTTCACGCTCGAGCACGGCCCGCACGACGTCTTCATACGTCCCGCCCGAGCACGCGACCAGATGCTTCGCGAGCTCAGCGATCGCCGCGTTCTTCGCCTCGGCCGCGAGCGGGACAAGCACGCGCTCCGGGGTGACCAGGTCGCTCAGGAGCACGGGGCCGCCGGTTCGGGCATGGTCAAACGTAACCGCCGCCAATCCACGCGACAAGCCATTCGCTTTCATGCATTTAGGTCTGCTTCGCTTGTCCAGATTCTCAAGCGCGGCATCGGGCGTCGTGCGGTTGGCCGCGGGGTTATTTTGTCTCCACGATGGCCAGGTTCAACGCTCGCACCGGCCCTGCAGCCGGACAAGGCACGAGTTTGCTCGACCTCACTCCGAGGGCGGCACTCGCACGCCTCGAAGCATGGGCGGCGGAGCAGGGCCTTCCCGCGTATCGCGCGCGTCAGGTCCACCGGCGGCTCTGGGTGCAGCCGGTCGCGCGCTGGGCCGACGCGAGCGACCTGCCGCTGGCACTTCGCGACGCGCTCGAGCGCGAGCTCCCTCTCCCGCGGCTCGCGCTCGATGCGACACAGCTCTCGGCGGACGGCACCCGGAAGTTTCTCTGGCGCTTGGGCGACGGCGAGGCGGTCGAGACGGTGCTCATCCCCTCCGGCGGGCGCCGGACGCTCTGCATCTCTTCGCAGGCGGGCTGTGCGCTCGGTTGCGTCTTCTGCGCGACGGGCCGGATGGGCTTCCGCCGCAACCTGACCCCGTTCGAGATCGCGGGGCAGGCGCGCGAGATCGCGCTCGCCGATCCGGAAGACCGGCCGACCAACGTGGTGTTCATGGGCATGGGTGAGCCGCTGCTCAACTGGCCGGCGGTGAGCGATGCGCTCACGATCCTCAACGACTCCGAGGGGCTCGGCATCGGCGCTCGCCACATCACCGTGTCGACGGTTGGCATCGTGCCCGGCATGGAGGCACTCGCGCGCCGGCCGGAGCAGTTCCGCCTCGCCATCTCGCTCCACGCGCCGACGCCCGAGCGCCGCCGCGCACTCATGCCGATCGAGAAGAAGTACGACCTGGAGGCAGTGTTGAAGGCGGCTGCGGCATTCCGGAAGCGGATCACGTTCGAGTACGTGCTCATCGCCGGGCGGAACGACACCGATCGGGATGCGGACGCGCTCGCCGCCCTGGCACGCCGCCTCGGTGCACTGGTGAACCTTCTTCCGCTGCATCCGGGCGGTGCA containing:
- the rlmN gene encoding 23S rRNA (adenine(2503)-C(2))-methyltransferase RlmN, which produces MARFNARTGPAAGQGTSLLDLTPRAALARLEAWAAEQGLPAYRARQVHRRLWVQPVARWADASDLPLALRDALERELPLPRLALDATQLSADGTRKFLWRLGDGEAVETVLIPSGGRRTLCISSQAGCALGCVFCATGRMGFRRNLTPFEIAGQAREIALADPEDRPTNVVFMGMGEPLLNWPAVSDALTILNDSEGLGIGARHITVSTVGIVPGMEALARRPEQFRLAISLHAPTPERRRALMPIEKKYDLEAVLKAAAAFRKRITFEYVLIAGRNDTDRDADALAALARRLGALVNLLPLHPGGAPDLAPATTERMRRFADRLRNQGIEATVRRSRGLDIDAACGQLRVATERRRSRAGDLAAATPSPRTQPPHS